A stretch of Brassica napus cultivar Da-Ae chromosome C6, Da-Ae, whole genome shotgun sequence DNA encodes these proteins:
- the LOC111213349 gene encoding glutathione S-transferase T3-like gives MDSNPCSQNSKFVELLNSQQEMVFGFSQDSVSLSSSQAPVFAFQATTEAPAERRERRVWTPVDDVVLISSWLNTSKDPVVGNEQRCGTFWKRIAAYFAASPKVSGREGREPTHCKQRWQKINDGVNKFCGAYEAASREKSSGQNENDVLKLAHEIYFNDHNKKFTLEHAWKELRNDQKWCELSCSKAHGNAKRRKCDDSAQSSSSRANETTTAEDDQGSNRPPGVKASKGQGKKKMAEGKPLSEFQTLWSIKKEDLAMKEKISKMKLLDSLIAKQEPLAEYEESLKKKLINDLLS, from the coding sequence ATGGATTCTAATCCATGTAGCCAAAACTCCAAGTTTGTTGAACTGCTTAACAGTCAACAAGAAATGGTATTTGGTTTTTCTCAAGATAGTGTCTCACTATCTTCATCACAAGCCCCGGTGTTTGCATTTCAAGCGACTACAGAGGCTCCAGCAGAGCGTAGGGAAAGGAGGGTGTGGACGCCAGTCGATGATGTTGTTTTAATCAGCTCTTGGTTGAACACAAGCAAAGACCCGGTGGTGGGGAACGAGCAAAGATGCGGTACATTCTGGAAAAGGATTGCAGCTTACTTTGCTGCAAGTCCTAAGGTCTCAGGCCGTGAAGGCAGAGAGCCAACCCATTGCAAACAGCGCTGGCAGAAGATCAACGATGGTGTGAACAAGTTTTGTGGGGCTTACGAGGCCGCAAGCAGAGAGAAAAGCTCAGGacaaaatgagaatgatgttcTGAAGTTAGCTCATGAAATCTACTTCAACGACCACAACAAAAAGTTTACTCTCGAACACGCTTGGAAAGAGCTACGCAATGACCAAAAATGGTGTGAGCTCTCTTGTTCTAAAGCCCATGGAAACGCTAAAAGGAGGAAGTGTGATGACAGTGCTCAGTCATCAAGCTCTCGCGCTAATGAAACCACCACTGCTGAGGATGATCAAGGAAGTAACCGACCACCGGGTGTGAAGGCTTCTAAGGGCCAGGGCAAGAAGAAGATGGCAGAGGGGAAGCCATTGTCTGAGTTTCAGACACTCTGGAGCATCAAGAAGGAGGACCTGGCTATGAAAGAAAAGATTTCGAAGATGAAGCTACTTGACAGTTTGATTGCTAAACAAGAGCCCCTAGCTGAGTATGAAGAATctctgaagaagaagctcatCAATGACTTGTTGTCTTAA
- the LOC106410900 gene encoding uncharacterized protein LOC106410900 has protein sequence MGALAQVVSWIPEDDLLLKNAIEAGASLESLAKGAVQFSRRFSIRELQDRWHALLYDPVVSAEAALRMAELERTNPNFPTKFTRTGSKENKSSSKKRRAEQLRSTYHSLRKKFRTESFNSLDLGFLVPSNDSHFMDNGDGTHLGLEDSHMDIIHNAFPDILADGGCVTNHVVSDDNLQGNISYVGGENLTFTEQTGPSGCDSVHQGSKQKVEISAHEPKTTMASTDCFLAQLSTSLFEDEEPFIEVDGKEVDKSYYDGLSSLLVSPANVKSSGALPINNTEQALPAGAVPNGHHAMIPELYGTSAVSSMECKPVSDLSAFDPHPEVVNGVICCLLNQEDPDIPCNDDILLSNTSHPMSVSSLARRNFKDISSPMTSSVRDLSAARERSEGHTQKKAPGRLQGSSSQGKPEIGQPSQSTKFRALTSPPETHNKAGPAQASCSNTLLSDGSKDGNKEMVSGKRIVGFDEHGSYSEKEIGNCKEDEGVVLPVNEVPQAKDDDDDVDLIEILERELEITTHTEADEEVFESDEDLPNYSDIEAMILDMDLDPDDQDNFDLEVSKYQSQEMKRTIMRLEQAAYSYMQRAIASRGAFAVLYGRYSKHYIKKPEVLVGRSTEDLSVDIDLGREKRGSKISRRQAIIRLGDDGSFHMKNLGKYAISVNEKEVDPGQSLILKSDCLLEIRGMPFIFETNQSRMKEYLKRTGKGN, from the exons ATGGGAGCTCTTGCTCAGGTTGTTTCCTGGATACCCGAAGACGACCTCCTTCTAAAGAACGCCATAGAG GCTGGTGCATCTCTGGAATCGCTTGCTAAAGGCGCTGTGCAGTTTTCTAGAAGATTCTCTATCAGAGAACTGCAAGATCGATGGCATGCACTCCTATACGATCCAGTAGTTTCTGCAGAGGCAGCTCTTCGGATGGCTGAGCTTGAACGTACTAACCCTAATTTTCCTACAAAGTTTACTAGAACTggatcaaaagaaaacaaaagttcaTCCAAGAAGAGGAGGGCTGAACAGCTCAGAAGCACTTATCATTCCTTACGGAAGAAGTTTCGCACCGAGTCGTTCAATTCCTTGGATCTAGGCTTTCTCGTTCCATCAAATGATAGCCATTTCATGGATAATGGTGATGGAACACATCTTGGTCTTGAAGACTCTCACATGGACATTATCCACAACGCGTTCCCTGATATCTTGGCTGACGGCGGTTGCGTGACAAATCATGTCGTGTCAGATGATAACTTACAGGGAAACATCTCCTACGTAGGAGGAGAGAATCTCACATTCACTGAACAGACAGGTCCTTCCGGATGTGATTCGGTTCATCAAGGCTCCAAACAGAAAGTAGAGATTTCTGCTCATGAGCCGAAAACAACAATGGCTAGCACTGATTGCTTCCTGGCACAGCTTTCAACTTCTCTCTTTGAAGACGAGGAGCCGTTCATAGAAGTAGATGGCAAAGAAGTTGACAAGTCGTATTATGATGGCCTTAGCTCACTGTTGGTGAGCCCGGCAAATGTGAAAAGTAGCGGGGCTTTGCCTATTAACAACACTGAACAAGCTCTTCCCGCAGGTGCGGTTCCGAATGGCCATCATGCGATGATCCCTGAGCTATATGGTACAAGTGCAGTGAGTTCAATGGAGTGCAAACCTGTGTCTGACTTATCTGCGTTTGATCCTCATCCTGAGGTTGTTAATGGTGTTATCTGCTGTCTATTAAACCAAGAGGATCCTGATATCCCGTGTAATGACGACATTCTTCTGTCCAACACCTCCCACCCAATGTCGGTTTCTTCGTTAGCCCGGCGGAACTTTAAAGATATAAGCAGTCCAATGACTTCATCTGTCAGAGATCTCTCTGCCGCTAGGGAAAGAAGTGAGGGACATACACAAAAGAAGGCACCAGGACGTTTGCAAGGGTCTTCTTCTCAAGGAAAGCCAGAGATAGGTCAACCAAGTCAATCTACCAAGTTCAGGGCATTGACAAGTCCTCCTGAGACACATAATAAGGCTGGTCCTGCACAGGCATCATGCTCAAACACTCTTCTTTCTGATGGTTCAAAAGATGGAAACAAAGAGATGGTCAGTGGAAAACGTATCGTCGGATTTGATGAACATGGAAGCTATTCCGAGAAGGAGATTGGAAACTGTAAAGAGGACGAAGGTGTAGTACTACCGGTAAATGAAGTGCCACAAgcaaaagatgatgatgatgatgttgactTGATTGAGATTTTAGAACGTGAGCTGGAGATCACAACTCATACAGAAGCAGACGAGGAGGTTTTTGAGAGTGACGAGGACTTGCCCAATTATTCTGACATTGAGGCTATG ATACTTGACATGGATTTGGATCCCGATGACCAAGATAATTTTGATCTTGAAG TCTCCAAGTATCAAAGCCAAGAAATGAAAAGAACAATTATGAGGCTTGAACAAGCTGCGTATTCATATATGCAAAGAGCCATTGCTTCCCGTGGTGCATTCGCTGTTTTATATGGTAGATATTCAAAACACTACATCAAGAAGCCTGAG GTCTTGGTGGGTAGATCAACAGAAGATCTCTCGGTGGACATTGACTTGGGTAGAGAAAAGCGTGGCAGCAAAATATCTCGACGCCAG GCGATCATCCGGTTGGGTGATGACGGATCGTTTCATATGAAGAACCTGGGGAAGTATGCAATCTCAGTGAATGAGAAAGAAGTAGATCCTGGACAGAGTTTAATCCTCAAATCTGATTGTCTGCTTGAG ATACGGGGAATGCCTTTCATATTCGAGACAAACCAAAGTCGCATGAAAGAGTACTTGAAGAGAACAGGGAAAGGGAATTGA
- the LOC106407460 gene encoding SAC3 family protein C isoform X1, with translation MNRRSRGSSSSSGSVGGASDSCRRRSDVPRNRNNDNNKGGDSADVSFIVGTCSSMCPERERVTRERLRDLSVFERLHGNPTKSSSDLAVKKFCRTLSAADVQASDVRPLPVLEETLRYLLSLMDSREHPFEVVHDFIFDRTRSVRQDLSIQNLASERVIHLYEEIVKFHVISRQRLQSCSGASISSMHHLNMEQLAKTLTTLYNIYDVNRKPDYIYENEAEFRSLYVLLHLNTSSGVMGEPLSLWFRKLTSNLIKSKEMCFVRKLLRSYRNGNYRSFLRTTASEATYLQYCISEPHIREMRSFAVECINNVCYKLQPYPLLRLSQNLMMKELDVESLCHECGLEIRTDSDGCIVLPTKQTSFCRPKEGFKNYDLIGIEVESLLCEDT, from the exons ATGAATCGTCGTAGTCGcggctcttcttcttcttccggaTCCGTCGGCGGAGCTAGTGATTCGTGTCGGAGAAGATCCGATGTACCTCGCAACCGAAACAATGACAATAATAAGGGTGGAGATTCTGCTGACGTGTCCTTCATCGTCGGAACTTGCTCATCTATGTGTCCTG AGCGGGAAAGAGTCACAAGAGAACGCTTGCGTGATCTCTCAGTGTTTGAGAGGCTTCATGGAAACCCCACTAAATCATCCTCAGATCTAGCTGTCAAAAAG TTTTGCAGAACCCTTTCAGCAGCGGATGTTCAGGCATCTGATGTAAGGCCGCTCCCTGTTTTAGAAGAAACTCTGAGATACCTTCTAAGCTTGATGGACTCAAGGGAGCACCCCTTTGAAGTGGTTCATGATTTTATTTTCGACAGGACAAGGTCCGTTAGACAAGATCTTAGCATCCAGAATCTTGCCAGTGAGAGAGTGATCCAcctttacgaggaaatc GTTAAATTCCATGTCATATCTCGCCAGAGGCTTCAGAGTTGTAGTGGTGCAAGTATTAGCTCAATGCATCACTTGAACATGGAGCAGCTAGCAAAAACTCTCACCACTTTGTATAATATCTATGATGTAAATAGGAAACCAGATTACATCTACGAAAATGAAGCGGAGTTCCGTTCACTCTATGTGCTGCTTCACCTCAATACCAGTAGTGGAGTGATG GGGGAGCCACTGTCTTTATGGTTTCGCAAGCTGACttctaatttaataaaatcCAAGGAAATGTGTTTTGTTCGAAAACTTTTACG ATCATATCGGAATGGTAACTACAGGAGTTTCCTAAGAACAACGGCTTCTGAAGCGACATACTTGCAGTATTGCATAAGTGAGCCCCATATTAGAGAG ATGCGATCGTTCGCTGTGGAATGCATTAACAATGTTTGCTACAAGCTTCAACCTTATCCTCTCCTGCGGCTATCGCAGAACCTGATGATGAAG gAGTTGGATGTTGAATCTTTATGCCATGAGTGTGGTCTTGAGATACGTACTGATTCCGATGGCTGCATTGTGTTGCCAACGAAGCAGACAAGCTTCTGCcgtccaaaggaaggttttaaAAACTATGATTTGATTGGGATTGAAGTTGAGAGCTTGTTGTGTGAAGACACATAA
- the LOC106407460 gene encoding SAC3 family protein C isoform X2, which produces MNRRSRGSSSSSGSVGGASDSCRRRSDVPRNRNNDNNKGGDSADVSFIVGTCSSMCPERERVTRERLRDLSVFERLHGNPTKSSSDLAVKKFCRTLSAADVQASDVRPLPVLEETLRYLLSLMDSREHPFEVVHDFIFDRTRSVRQDLSIQNLASERVIHLYEEIVKFHVISRQRLQSCSGASISSMHHLNMEQLAKTLTTLYNIYDVNRKPDYIYENEAEFRSLYVLLHLNTSSGVMGEPLSLWFRKLTSNLIKSKEMCFVRKLLRSYRNGNYRSFLRTTASEATYLQYCISEPHIREMRSFAVECINNVCYKLQPYPLLRLSQNLMMKYIIFRSWMLNLYAMSVVLRYVLIPMAALCCQRSRQASAVQRKVLKTMI; this is translated from the exons ATGAATCGTCGTAGTCGcggctcttcttcttcttccggaTCCGTCGGCGGAGCTAGTGATTCGTGTCGGAGAAGATCCGATGTACCTCGCAACCGAAACAATGACAATAATAAGGGTGGAGATTCTGCTGACGTGTCCTTCATCGTCGGAACTTGCTCATCTATGTGTCCTG AGCGGGAAAGAGTCACAAGAGAACGCTTGCGTGATCTCTCAGTGTTTGAGAGGCTTCATGGAAACCCCACTAAATCATCCTCAGATCTAGCTGTCAAAAAG TTTTGCAGAACCCTTTCAGCAGCGGATGTTCAGGCATCTGATGTAAGGCCGCTCCCTGTTTTAGAAGAAACTCTGAGATACCTTCTAAGCTTGATGGACTCAAGGGAGCACCCCTTTGAAGTGGTTCATGATTTTATTTTCGACAGGACAAGGTCCGTTAGACAAGATCTTAGCATCCAGAATCTTGCCAGTGAGAGAGTGATCCAcctttacgaggaaatc GTTAAATTCCATGTCATATCTCGCCAGAGGCTTCAGAGTTGTAGTGGTGCAAGTATTAGCTCAATGCATCACTTGAACATGGAGCAGCTAGCAAAAACTCTCACCACTTTGTATAATATCTATGATGTAAATAGGAAACCAGATTACATCTACGAAAATGAAGCGGAGTTCCGTTCACTCTATGTGCTGCTTCACCTCAATACCAGTAGTGGAGTGATG GGGGAGCCACTGTCTTTATGGTTTCGCAAGCTGACttctaatttaataaaatcCAAGGAAATGTGTTTTGTTCGAAAACTTTTACG ATCATATCGGAATGGTAACTACAGGAGTTTCCTAAGAACAACGGCTTCTGAAGCGACATACTTGCAGTATTGCATAAGTGAGCCCCATATTAGAGAG ATGCGATCGTTCGCTGTGGAATGCATTAACAATGTTTGCTACAAGCTTCAACCTTATCCTCTCCTGCGGCTATCGCAGAACCTGATGATGAAG tatataattttcaggAGTTGGATGTTGAATCTTTATGCCATGAGTGTGGTCTTGAGATACGTACTGATTCCGATGGCTGCATTGTGTTGCCAACGAAGCAGACAAGCTTCTGCcgtccaaaggaaggttttaaAAACTATGATTTGA
- the LOC106409213 gene encoding uncharacterized acetyltransferase At3g50280-like: MADIVMISETIVRPESYDEDGSNRVKIHLTPWDLFFLRTEYAQRALIFPQPDPETHVISQLKSSLSVALKIFYPLAGRLVKIHNEDDETGSFFIDCDGSGVKFVHATAPAVSVSDVLEPDNDHWTEFFPANGVKSWQGVSESLLAFQITELKDGVFIGYGVNHMVVDGTSFWSFFKTWTEICSARKMFPPLSLRGWFLDGIIDYPIRVPFSETVSPLVSSSLPPNLQKNIFHFTSRKISELKAKTNDEVGGSDEDLKISSFQVVLAHMWRSIIKNSGLSPEELIQCKLAMDLRRRLNPPLEKECFGNMVGLATTTTTAGEMLNNGLGWAALQLNKTVRSQTNEEFKRFAEIWVKNPKIPNGLMVNNSLVVASSPRFNVFGNNFGWGKPIAVRAGPGIAGHGKILVYPGTDEGSMEIHTSLWSHVLEKLLADEEFLQHVVCVNRNQM; the protein is encoded by the coding sequence ATGGCAGATATCGTAATGATCTCTGAGACCATTGTTCGACCCGAGAGCTACGACGAGGATGGATCCAACCGGGTTAAGATCCATCTCACTCCTTGGGATCTCTTTTTCCTTCGAACCGAATACGCTCAAAGAGCTCTAATTTTTCCCCAACCCGACCCGGAAACCCACGTGATCTCTCAACTGAAGTCCTCTCTCTCCGTAGCTTTGAAAATTTTCTATCCACTTGCTGGACGTCTCGTGAAGATCCACAACGAAGATGACGAAACGGGGTCGTTTTTCATAGATTGCGATGGTTCAGGTGTCAAATTCGTGCATGCAACGGCTCCAGCTGTCTCGGTGAGTGATGTTTTAGAACCGGACAATGATCACTGGACTGAGTTTTTCCCGGCAAACGGAGTTAAAAGCTGGCAAGGGGTCTCAGAGTCGTTGCTTGCTTTCCAAATAACGGAGTTAAAAGATGGAGTTTTCATCGGATATGGCGTTAACCATATGGTTGTTGATGGAACTTCCTTCTGGAGTTTTTTCAAAACATGGACAGAGATTTGCTCTGCCCGGAAAATGTTTCCTCCTTTGTCTCTCCGTGGGTGGTTTCTCGATGGGATTATTGATTACCCGATTCGAGTTCCGTTCTCAGAGACGGTATCACCACTTGTTTCTTCATCGTTGCCACCGAATCTTCAAAAGAATATCTTTCACTTCACGAGTAGAAAAATCTCTGAGCTCAAAGCAAAAACTAACGACGAGGTTGGTGGTTCTGATGAGGATCTGAAAATTTCTTCGTTTCAAGTCGTGTTGGCGCATATGTGGCgatcaataatcaaaaacagTGGTCTCAGTCCAGAAGAATTGATCCAATGCAAGTTAGCAATGGATTTGAGACGGAGACTAAACCCTCCGCTCGAGAAAGAGTGTTTTGGAAACATGGTTGGACTGGCTACGACCACCACAACCGCCGGAGAAATGCTTAACAATGGATTGGGTTGGGCTGCTTTGCAACTAAACAAAACTGTGAGGTCACAAACGAATGAAGAATTCAAACGTTTTGCTGAAATTTGGGTGAAGAACCCTAAAATACCGAATGGTTTGATGGTGAATAATTCGCTCGTTGTTGCTAGCTCTCCACGGTTCAATGTGTTTGGAAACAATTTTGGTTGGGGTAAACCGATTGCGGTTAGAGCTGGACCGGGAATTGCTGGCCATGGTAAAATCCTTGTTTACCCAGGAACTGATGAAGGAAGCATGGAGATTCATACGTCTTTATGGTCTCACGTTTTGGAGAAATTATTGGCTGATGAAGAGTTTTTACAGCACGTCGTATGTGTTAATCGAAATCAAATGTAA